A single Vulcanisaeta distributa DSM 14429 DNA region contains:
- a CDS encoding 30S ribosomal protein S8, whose amino-acid sequence MVMLDVLANALTMIKNAEMRGHREVIIWPSSKLVGNVLRVMQRYGYVGEIEFIEDGRGGKFKVQLLGKINDVGAIKPRFSVKVSELMRWEEKYLPARNVGILILSTSKGVLSHLEARQMNVGGVLIAYVY is encoded by the coding sequence ATGGTAATGCTTGATGTCCTGGCGAATGCATTGACGATGATTAAGAATGCGGAGATGAGGGGCCATAGGGAGGTGATTATTTGGCCTTCTTCTAAACTTGTTGGTAATGTTCTCAGGGTTATGCAGAGGTATGGCTATGTTGGTGAGATTGAGTTTATTGAGGATGGTAGGGGTGGTAAGTTTAAGGTTCAACTTCTCGGCAAGATAAACGATGTCGGCGCCATAAAGCCCAGGTTCAGCGTTAAGGTTTCTGAGCTAATGAGGTGGGAGGAGAAGTACTTACCGGCAAGGAATGTGGGCATACTGATCCTTAGCACGTCTAAGGGCGTATTATCGCATTTAGAGGCTAGGCAGATGAACGTTGGCGGCGTATTAATTGCATACGTCTATTAA